The Pocillopora verrucosa isolate sample1 chromosome 9, ASM3666991v2, whole genome shotgun sequence genome includes the window AAACCCAAATTGGAGATGGAAGCGGAAGCAAAAACtgatacgaaaaaaaacaaagttgtcAAGAAAGGCAAAATGACCAGATTTGAGAAATCGTTTGCAGTGTTAACCGAGAGCTTCAAAACTGCCGCTGAACAGGAGATGGACATGCTTGTAAAGCTTGAGAACATGCGCCAAAAAGAAATGTTGGTGCACGAAATACGGCTGAAAGAATTAGAGAATGAGCGTCGCAGGGAGGAGCGACAACATGAGCTGATGTTGGTTAATCTTTTAAGCCAAAATAGAAATCCATTTAAAAGAATGGATTTCTATGAAGGAAGCAACCCTGTCCACAGTGGCAGTGAGAGCAGCTTTTATGAAATGTAAAGACTTATAGTTTTCAGAGGTTGCCGTTGGTTGTTGTTGATGTGAAGAGACAATTTGTGAAAAGGCTTTTTTCCCTCTGTTTTGTAACCATCTGGTTCACATCTTTCATACGGAAATAGTTTTACGTGACTGTTTATTGTCCTTGAGACCAAATCATTTGGTCATTTTAAAGAAGGTTAAAATCAGCAAGGGAATATATTGTTCTGTACACTATTGATGCATTGTGTTTTAGAAAACATGGGTAAGAACCAGAATTAAAGACTTTTTTAAGTGTAAGAAATTTTGGCGTTGTTTAAGCTGACATCTTACTGATATGAAGCTAGAATAGAAGTTAAAAGTTATGTTCATCAGGACTAACAAGTTTCTGTTACAAATTTATTATATTGTTAATTTAAGAACCACTTGTGGAACAAATTTGTGACTATCATTGTTAATGTTTATCTGAAAACTACTTTCAAATAAAGTTGCTgtttgaactgtttttattgtGATCATCATTGgtttatttataatttacatgAGAAACTCAACAGactaattactttttttttcaattgatgtTAAAACCTCGCACAAGCAGAGATACAACTTTTTGattgcaaaattaaacaaaacctCCCACAAAAAAGTGCAAGATGTCATTGATACAACAATTCATATGATAAACTCAGGATCCATGGCAGCAACTGTCTAACTGTAATGAATGTGAAAGTGTTTTGTGACTGTGAAATCATTCACCACCCCTTCCAATATGTCGGCCCTCTGGTGTCTTAAAGAATAGTGCAAGGGCATCTCGAATGTTGGCGGCATCTGTTTCAGTCTGTCTTTCGATAATTGCCAATGGGATGATGTCGGGCTGTTCAACAGCATTCTGTATATCCTCGAGCCATTCTTCTAAAAAGGCATCCCTCTTTAATTCACAGATGTTATGAAGGATGCATGAAGCAACCACAAGGTAACATGTGGAGTCAACAGCCATATCAACACGCTTAAGAACTCGTCGAAAACGTCCTTTCAATCTACCAAATGTGTCCTCTACAGTCATACGTGCTCTGCTAAGCCTATAATTAAAGTGCCTCTGCCAGTTGGGTGTGTTTTGATTTTCTGGGTAAGCTTTTATTAGCCAGTCCAAGAGAGGGTAAGCAGGGTCGCCAAGAATAACAGGAGCAATATCAATACCGAGTATTGTTTCTTTGATATTGGGATCAAAAAGATCTCCGTTACATCCACGATTATAAATTTCTGAATTAGAAAGCACTCTTGCGTCATGGACGCTGCCTGGCCAACCAATGACCACATCTCGAAATAAGTACTTTGAGTCCACCATTGCCTGCAGCACTATACTGTGATAAGATTTCCTATCATATAATCAGTACGATTTTCCAGAGGAGCTTGTATTGGAATGTGGGTGCCATCTATAGCACCTGCACATGAGGGAAATCCCCATTTCTCCTTGTAGAGCTTAATGACTTCACTCAAATCTTCTCCCTTTGGTATTGACAAGAAatcttttttcagctttttttgttattgcttTGCAAACATCTTTTATGCAAAGACAAACAAACGACTTTGATACCCCAAATAAGTTTGCTATTGTCCGGTATTCCGCTGTGGAGCTCATGTAATAAAGTGTTATGGCTGTTCTCTTCCTTGGGGAGATGGCTTTACGCATTGAAGTATCCTGACGACCAATTTCGTCTTCAATCTGTGAAACAATGTATTCAATAGTTGTTTTGGAAACACGAAAGTTATCGTACCACTCCTTGTCGGTGAATGCGGTTTCCACGATCTGAAACCATTGATCTGTGCGTGCCAATGTCCAGAATCTTCGCTCTATAGTATTACAAGCTAGCACGGATGCAATTATCAACAATTTGtatattcttcttctttttctgttcttctGGAAAGATAAAGACGAAAAGCTTGACTTCGTAATTCCTTTCGAAAAGACGCTAGATCTTTTTAGCAGGAGAAACTCAAGATACTTTTCGTCCGCCATGATGTTCTTACTTAGCAAGCCGCATGCGTACGAAGCGAGAATTGCGAACGCTGGCCAAGATGTTGAGCCTTTTACCCGAACCAAGACGTTAATTCCAACCGCTTAGCACGGCAGAAAAAAGGACGTGTAAACAAGCACCAGTGCTACTTTTTTTTGGTACGCGAACCGTTTTTACCCGAGCCGTACCAAAAATTTTCTTCCGTGTAAATTGGCCTTTAAACCTCGCGCTAACAACGCAGGGTTCGCTTAGCTAAAGCAGTGTAACACACCCATCCAATTCAGTCAAATTCTGGTGAAACCAGTGGGCAAGAGTTATCGCAGAGTGAGAGTACATGTTCAATAGAATCTAGTTGTGTATACAATAAAAGAAGACGGTGCGACGGAgatgatttttctttcagtttgttcCCCACCCCCCACTGCCACGGGGAAAAACTCTTGATGCCAGCTTACAGAGTAATTACGACTGTAACGATGTGTAATTCATAgtaatctttttattttaatgaagaaaaaaagtttttcacaGAATAGATGAATATGAATTTGAATATTAACCCACCCTTCGTAGATTATGAGTCCTCAGCATGAATATTGAAGAGCTCTCTGATATGTCTACTTACGATTTCCAAGATTTTACTCCCAGGGTCAATGACATTTTTTTCGTCTGGGTCTCCATTCATGTCATCGGCAGTTAAGCAGACTAATTCCCATCTGGCCACGTCCTTGAGCTTCTTATCTGCTTCGGCATCATCTTCTGATGTTGCAGTAGCATCACGATGGAACTTCAAGTACAGTTTTAGGCTCCAGAAAATGGCTGTAAAATGTTCTATCAGTATCGAAATCAGCGAAGGGTTTCCtgtttgatcatttcttttcctCTCCATGTACTCCTTAACAATTACTTCAAGAACGTCGTATACTTCAAGCACATATTTCCCCatctttttgttcaaatttcgaTTTCTTTTCGCTATTTCGTGTAAGTATAAGGGCTCGCGCTCCTTCCACATAGAGAGAGAATAGGCCGAAGAGAGATCTACACTGTATTCAAAATGGAAGTATTGTGTGACGGCCTAAAAGGAAACGTAGACGTAGCAACTGTGATTTTGATTGGAACGGTTGACTTCGCGTGGAACGCTTGTACTGAAAGCTGCGATTCTAACTCTCATAACCCTACCCTCGTTGAAAGAATATACATATAGTCTGGTATacgaaacaaaaacatgttggaaaacaataaaaacctttcttttccttgttttaaaaACTCCAAAACACTCTTGGTTAGGGAATCAGCAGGACACTTTATATATCTAAATACAATGAAAAGGTAGTCTAGAATATTTTCACTTATCCAGAAATGTGAAAATTAGCTTCAGCAGTGTCTTAGTATAACATGAATATAAACAATTTGGGCTATATTTCGAATAATAAATTTCTCCACcctgaaatttcctttcaataaaGTTGCAACAatagctaagaaaaaaattgaaaaaataaataagagaATAAATTCGAAAAGGTATATCAGGAAAATAGATTTCGCGGAAAAGACCTCAGTTCCCGTCACTTTAATTTGTATTCATCATGTGACATCCAACAGCGATGCAATTACTGACACCGCGGGAGTTTATCATGCTGCTTACCCCCTAGCATGCAGTATTGGTATCATTTCAGCAAACAGAGGGAAATTTTTAATGCTTTATCATGACGGCTGCTTACGAGTTCGACTATCCTCCTTCCTCTCCAAGGGAACTGGCATTCCGTGAAGAGAATTTTCAGGAAAACGCGCCACGTGACTTCAGTAAAAGATCTTTTTCATCAGCATTCAGCAACGAGGTAATAACCAAAATGATGATAGGTTTCATAATTCTCCATAATTTGTCACTGGAGAAATTAGCTGGTGAAGGGGAGGTCGATATTTTTAACCGCTGTAATAATTTTATTAACCacagaaaaacttaaaaagtaGCTCCATTATTGATATAACTAGTAACGCGATATCACTTTCATCACACAGGGACAGTTTACAAAACATGAGCAAACCTATTcgacaaataatttttattataacaaagctggtaaatttgtctaatcaaattcaattgcgtgagcgtgcttcatattcctattgtgcacgctcatgacgtcagcaaacaaatcaaatcagcaaaccatcgggttgaaaatgttataaaacagtCAGCTgagcgttcatcgagatatgaagcacttgggaagtttggagagcactaaAGAAgttagagttgctctcggctacacCTCGTGCAACTCTGACGTatctctcgtgctctccaaacttcccacgtgcttcatatctcgatgaacgcacgctgacatacgaaccaattgttaattttagGCTTCCCAATTTTCCATAGCAAAAGCGAATTATATCTGTTATGGCAGATGTAGAGTATACTGTCACATCAATCTCATTTTAACGTGATGTTGTTAAATATTGCTTTCTGAACAAGACTATCTTTGCAATTGTTATGTTCAAGACTTGCTTGCATAAAATAGTCGGAATCCGATatgaatatgaatattttaccaTATCATGCTGAGTATTTTTCGAGTTGTACTGTAAAACAACAAGTGACGTTACGCTCGTGTCGGATTACAGTATAAAGTAACCCACTATCCAAATAATTGTACAATATCGCGGAAGATTGTTCTCGattcatgtacatgtaatttcCATTCCATATCGAGGGTAAGCTGCCAGAAAATgatggtaaaaaaaagaaacgagatGCAGCAGTTGCTACCGATGACTCTGAGGTAAGTTTCACAAAACAGCCTTTATAATTTCTGATGGAAGATAGAGGGGTAATGGTGTAAAAACAGTCTTGGAGAAATGTAGTTGACAatgtgctttttcttttttatatgaCAGATATTTGATTCTCTGattatttgaatttgttttgagacTTTGAACTTCAGTTCGAAGTCCTGGTTGCGTATGAGTTGTCTTAGACAAAGAATTTCCCCCAAAGTTGAAATATTAACACTTTTCTGGAATTCATCTGCCAAGAATGGTAAGCCCGGATCACTTCATATTCACAGTTCGATATTGACATTATGCAGTgaacaaaaataccaaaaatgGAGTTCATTCACATGATCGTCTGCAAGCAGGCTGTAATATGATTATTTAGATAGCAGTTGTGTAGCTGATTCGCCATGATCAACATGTAGTTTCTATTCCATATTGAGGGTGAGCTGCCTGAAaatgatgggaaaaaaaaggaacgagaTGCAGCAGTTGCTACCGATGACTCTGATGCAAGTTTCAAAAAACAGTCTTTATAATTTCTGATGGAAGATAGAGGGGTATTAGTGTAAAAACAGTCTcggaaaaatgtaatttaacaatgtgctttttcttttttaagataagataagataagatgtACGATTTtgcttgttattttttgttattttttttaatcacatccATCATTCAGCTAACTACTAGcgattaattaaaaatattctaaTTTTCCTGTACGATTGGGTCAAAAATTTACTATTAGAATGTTGTATCAAACCTATTTTCGCagggtaaatttttttgaagtatTGGTACATGTTCAATCAAAGGCGGGCCGGCTATTTACACGAGTTGTAACCCAAACTGTGGTTTCACGCAATTAGTGAGTCTCGGGGTTTCTCCATAAGAGGTTTGATTTAATTAGATAAATGTCCTCCCACTGTCATCTTTCGGCCCTATTAACGATGTTCACAAAAACACATTCCGATGAAAGGTTCAGTTAAATTGAGGATTGCTTAAGACCCAATTTTGTTGAACAACGGCAAAACTTTATTGAAATAATACAATCAGACCTTTCTGTTCACGCACCAGttctttattaattttgatatttccattcttttctTCCTGTGCATTCCAAAACTTAAAATTGCTAATACATTTCTGTAAAATTAATCTAAAAATGTTATGTCCGATCTTAATCGTAAAGTGAAATGACCAGATgtacaaagaaaaaggaatattgCAACcaaacatgaaaaattaattgagaaggtggtgaaaggaaaacttgaaaattttgaacGCAAAGAATATATAATTACGTgtattctatttatttatcattgtGTTTTGAGCTCCATCGAATAATGTTCATACGCATCTTGAATATTATGACTGTCTGGTTTTGTATTGATGTTTCTTGGCTCCTGTGAGAAAAATTGGTTATGAAGCCCCACAGGCACTATGTAACGCCGCCTCTTAAGACACAAGCAAAGCTGCTGGATCTTTGAAATACGATTTTTGATTGTAATTAACGAAAATCTCTTTCTGGGATGGGTGATTTGTGTAACTGGAAAAATCTCGATCATTACCAGTTCTGAGGTAATTAAGGAATGTAAATTCAAGCAGTATCTGTATATGTGTTTTTAACGTATTTGAGTGttggaaaatgaatggaaatagtATATAGGCACAAACCACTCAGTAAAAAAATACTATAAGCtagttgatcatttcctatttctTAGGCAGTGTCCCAAATTTTTTAATCGCAAAccattcaataaataaatattattagccatttgatcatttcctatttctttGGCGGTCTTACTTCGTTAGTAGAGTAActaattatgaatttttatttggCACTTTAAACACCTCTTTCTTGAAGGCGACTAAGGGTGTAAACAACTTGTACTTTTCATCCTCCCACTGAATTTACAATCAGTTAACTTAGATAACCAGCAGGTACCTCTTTTGAAGGCGGTAGCTTGGGTgcagcttttgtttttttttgcccgATCTTAACTGCAAGTGTGTGAAATTTTAGGTAGAAAGTCGTTTTGAAAAGAGTCAACATCCTAAAGGTACGCACTTAGTACGCGGGATCTGTTTCATGTAGCTTAGCATGATTCGTTAGTGATCATGAGGTGCGATATGGTGACGTTGGTCAAAGATTGACAGCCTGATAACTATCACCTTTATAAGCTGGTAACCAACACTTTCCTTTAGAGAGCAGAGCTAGACCCCGAGTTTCTAAGTTGTGTTGAGTTTtaggaaaggaaatgaagaaatcGTCAACTATACACCTATACAAGAAAAGATACATACGAGAAATACTTCCAACAATTATCAGCGCAATTGCTGTATGTTAGTAAGTTCATcagcattctttgtttttttccgaAGGAATCAGACTCCGGTGAAGAAGGAATCAGCATagaagaactaaagaaaacaaCCGGATGGAAGTTGTTAATGAAGAACTTGAATAAACATTTCAAGCCCAAGGACTTTGACAGTCAGTGAAAAACCATGTCATTCTCGAGAggccattattttctttttctttttttttcttgctacTGCTCACTGTGGCAAAACGTTTTCCTCTCATATTACTCCATTTTTCGCTctttaagtcatttttttttatcttgcctGGAATAATAAAAACTGGCAGGGGATTTTAAATTTCAGGAAGCAACGATTTGTTTAGATTGCTGACAACACTCATGACGAAGTAGTCTGTAGCTTTAAAacttagctttttctttttcatttgtcttGCTTCGCTTTCAAGTATGTAAAGAAGCCTCATCTTGGTCTAACGAAGCCTAAACTATTTATGAGACACTCAGACTTACCTTAACCTGCTAGGAAAACACCGTAAAACCTGAACACTTGATGCATATAAGCTATTTTCGCACAGCCAGTCGCCCTTTCCACTGTTTAATATGTTCTAAACAGAACTGAATATTCGGAAGCGGTGACACTTGCTTCTATAGTATAGAAATAGAGGCTATTTCAAGACAACAAAGTTCTAGTGGATAATAACTGATTGTAGACAGTGCCGCTAAACCTTGTCCAGCCTCTCCCTTTTGTGCATTGGTCACACTGGCTACGGCGAGAAAGACAAGATTTCTGCTCCAGGGGAGCTACTATTATTCAAAGAGAAAGCAATGTAAAAAGTGACTTCCCTTTAATATCACAGTTTTAGAATGGGTAGTTTTTTAGAATTGTACCATTCAAATTAATTTCCAAAATTCTTTCCTCACCGTAAGCTCTCGAACAATAATGTTCTAGGGGAGCAAGGATAACCTTATTTATGACTTGTCAATTTTTACACCTAACGGCTCACTgttttggccgttttacagcCAACGGTTACCCCATTGCAACCCTTGTAGTGAGTAACTTGGTAATACATGTAACTAGCTAGTAATTTATACAGCCAAGGTTAGTTTTTTAGTACGGATACAAATTTATTGTACAACATGATTGATTTTCAGTGTGCAAAGGATTATAGATTAAATAAGAGGGTAATTTGACAGCTGAAGTACACAAGTATGTAATACATTAAAGGTGACAAACGCAAACctttatcaaataaatttaaaatgttgAGAGAAAAGGGATTTTAACTGGAATACATGTATATTCAAAAATTTTCGTGGAAACGGTAAAAAGTACGGGGACCTAATTT containing:
- the LOC131793907 gene encoding uncharacterized protein yields the protein MTAAYEFDYPPSSPRELAFREENFQENAPRDFSKRSFSSAFSNEGKLPENDGKKKKRDAAVATDDSEESDSGEEGISIEELKKTTGWKLLMKNLNKHFKPKDFDSQ